One Vigna unguiculata cultivar IT97K-499-35 chromosome 11, ASM411807v1, whole genome shotgun sequence DNA window includes the following coding sequences:
- the LOC114170261 gene encoding uncharacterized protein LOC114170261, translating to MKASQSRQKSYADKRIRPLEFAPGDHVFLRITTTTSVGRAIRSRKLSPKFIGPYQILRTIGQVAYEIALPPQLANLHSVFHVSQLRKYVFDPAHVLEMEDLRVKGDLSVEVQLVGLGDRQTRQLRGKSISLVQVIQDKRTGDSTWELEEDMRKSYPHLFYGKSQFSRSKILLLGRI from the coding sequence ATGAAAGCATCCCAGAGTAGGCAAAAATCTTATGCTGATAAGAGAATAAGACCTTTGGAATTTGCACCTGGGGACCATGTCTTCTTGAGAATTACCACGACTACTAGTGTGGGAAGGGCGATTCGGTCGAGGAAGTTGTCACCTAAGTTCATTGGTCCCTATCAGATCTTGAGGACGATTGGACAAGTGGCTTATGAGATCGCTCTGCCTCCTCAGTTGGCCAACCTCCACTCGGTGTTTCATGTTTCGCAGCTAaggaagtatgtgtttgatCCTGCTCATGTGCTAGAAATGGAAGATTTACGGGTTAAAGGAGATCTTTCAGTGGAGGTTCAACTTGTTGGTCTTGGTGATCGCCAGACAAGGCAACTCAGAGGGAAGTCCATCAGTCTAGTCCAGGTCATCCAGGACAAGAGAACAGGTGACTCTAcgtgggagttagaggaggatatgaggaagtcaTATCCGCATCTGTTCTATGGTAAGTCTcaattttcgaggtcgaaaattttgttgttggggagaatttGA
- the LOC114169763 gene encoding transcription factor ILR3-like — MVSRENTNWLFDYGLIDDIPVPDASFTVPSSAFTWPPNALNATSNVSVEIDGSLADSDGLKESGSKKRVRSETCAASSSKACREKLRRDKLNDKFVELGSILEPGRPTKTDKAAILIDAVRMVTQLRGEAQKLKDSNQGLQEKIKELKAEKNELRDEKQILKAEKEKLEQQLKSLNAQPSFMPPPTAIPAAFAAQGQAHGNKLVPFISYPGVAMWQFMPPAAVDTSQDHVLRPPVA, encoded by the exons ATGGTTTCCCGGGAAAACACCAATTGGCTCTTCGATTACGGCTTGATCGATGATATTCCCGTCCCAGATGCCTCCTTCACCGTCCCTTCCTCCGCCTTCACATGGCCTCCTAACGCCTTGAACGCCACTTCCAATGTCAG TGTTGAAATTGACGGGTCACTGGCGGATTCTGATGGTCTCAAAGAGTCTGGCTCAAAGAAGAG GGTTAGATCTGAGACATGTGCTGCTTCTAGCTCCAAGGCATGTCGGGAGAAGTTGCGAAGAGATAAGCTTAACGACAA GTTTGTTGAATTGGGCTCCATTTTGGAGCCTGGAAGGCCTACGAAAACTGATAAGGCTGCTATCCTGATTGATGCTGTCCGAATGGTGACACAGTTACGGGGTGAAGCGCAGAAGTTGAAAGACTCTAATCAAGGTCTTCAGGAAAAGATTAAAGAGTTAAAG GCTGAGAAGAATGAACTTAGGGATGAGAAACAGATACTCAAGGCAGAGAAGGAGAAGTTGGAGCAGCAGCTGAAATCTTTGAATGCGCAACCCAGTTTCATGCCTCCCCCTACTGCTATCCCTGCTGCATTTGCGGCGCAAGGCCAAGCCCATGGAAACAAGTTGGTACCTTTTATTAGTTATCCAGGAGTTGCAATGTGGCAATTCATGCCGCCTGCTGCAGTGGATACCTCACAGGATCACGTGCTCCGTCCACCAGTTGCCTAA